The Leguminivora glycinivorella isolate SPB_JAAS2020 chromosome 1, LegGlyc_1.1, whole genome shotgun sequence genome includes a region encoding these proteins:
- the LOC125227618 gene encoding uncharacterized protein LOC125227618, producing MTKRELLSNIAQVFDPLGWLSPVTTKLKLLFQNVISNDIGWNDQIPQNIKKEWFTISQDLQVIKDIKIPRWLNTCKNQEIELHGYCDSSTKAYACAIYCRVISTDDKKATPPPPVLIAAKSRLVPSKKAVSLPRLELCSALLLSALMEKVKLSLSENQIKTVCWSDSTAVLGWLNGEPSKWKPFIANRVTKITKIIPPTCWNYVKSEENPADCASRGITAQQLLKHPLWWNGPNWLSSYSENQERPTFTTDQEVKISKQSHAVTCQQTDGDIINELICKHSNMTHCTRVLAWILRVASRRQQSSSYLTADELNTAKNRIIKYVQEREFSNEIINLKTNQSVHLKSNIVKLRPFLDQNGMLRVRGRLHNAHISWEMKHPLIIPHRGRLTELLIDQAHKATLHGTAKLTHSKLRESVWIIGGNRATKNRLRRCITCLKQKPPKQSQLMGDLPESRSSSSTKEVQKEDTLPSSVAPPAKQTKQRKTRSKLINYITMALMLFMLIISPAQCNHSVSHFKEGQGIYFDKITNMKLARDEWKLVVYYDINPYWEGSELFSKYIRHLENMCHALENKQQCNIVLTQLRHAFSELKYYDSMLLGQRVESPRQRRAFFNGVGNVAHSLFGVLDEQFAEQYQKDIDLTRANEKHLAQLWRNQTSVIEAEANLLKRVETSMQNQHKTFNQHINNIEKSLNKQATEMQESTHINEITVSSIIANNILVNLKSIQDTLLDTIANVIYGKFNVHLLTPQQLKDELNIIAGQMPKDLTLPCENINTDLPKLYQLMKVRTRMTRQYLIFEIKIPLVFQDVYELFRLISIPRQVGKNMIKIRPIAKQVAINIKKESYIPMLDETVNKCSHYDSYTLICTLQGPIYQLKSDSHLCIADQMSNECSADSDTCRNIWTELSTMNTYLYFCCDECTARIICGQEVKAEHLNKAGIITLRTECVLNGDAFTIFPQKKLSNEIKTQSNVVKFDVPSINNVINLTVPVLQGESTALENNDKYFKVIRDQIEHMKNEGALSDRINYHDIHHYTVIYVVMGIVAVLAALYVRRYIRRRQLVARLTPPFAAAAAAAPRESGRRPTSMSITSRSSIPSATEHHHNGQPPERQDHRVAATALNSTNISMFRGFTSIK from the exons ATGACGAAGAGAGAGTTGCTGTCGAATATAGCACAAGTATTTGACCCTCTGGGATGGCTGTCACCAGTAACCACGAAACTGAAGTTACTGTTTCAAAATGTCATATCAAATGACATCGGATGGAACGAtcaaataccccaaaatatcaAGAAAGAATGGTTCACAATTTCACAAGACCTCCAAGTTATCAAAGATATCAAAATCCCGCGTTGGCTAAATACCTGCAAGAATCAAGAAATCGAACTACACGGTTATTGTGACTCATCAACTAAAGCATACGCATGCGCAATCTACTGCCGTGTTATCTCCACCGACGACAAAAAAGCAACGCCGCCACCGCCGGTACTGATAGCAGCAAAATCAAGACTTGTACCGTCGAAAAAAGCTGTGTCCTTGCCGAGACTAGAACTGTGTTCAGCTCTACTTCTATCAGCCCTCATGGAGAAGGTCAAGCTATCTCTGTCAGAAAACCAAATCAAAACGGTCTGCTGGTCTGACAGTACAGCAGTTTTGGGCTGGCTAAACGGCGAACCTAGCAAGTGGAAGCCATTTATAGCTAACCGAGTTacgaaaattacaaaaatcatACCACCGACTTGTTGGAACTACGTCAAGTCCGAAGAAAACCCGGCCGACTGCGCTAGTCGCGGAATCACGGCCCAGCAGTTATTAAAACACCCTCTTTGGTGGAATGGACCAAACTGGCTGTCATCATACAGTGAAAATCAAGAAAGGCCCACGTTCACTACGGATCAAgaggttaaaatatcaaaacaaagCCACGCGGTAACATGTCAACAAACAGACGGCGATATTATCAATGAATTAATATGTAAGCATAGCAACATGACTCATTGCACCCGCGTACTCGCCTGGATACTACGAGTGGCTTCGCGGCGTCAGCAAAGCTCGAGTTACCTAACAGCTGACGAGTTAAACACAGCTAAAAATAGAATCATCAAGTACGTGCAAGAAAGAGAGTTttcaaatgaaataataaatttgaaaaCAAATCAATCAGTGCATTTAAAAAGCAATATTGTGAAATTAAGACCTTTCCTGGATCAAAATGGAATGCTACGCGTTCGAGGACGCCTTCACAACGCACACATCAGCTGGGAAATGAAGCATCCTCTTATCATTCCACATAGAGGTCGTTTGACCGAGTTGCTTATAGATCAAGCACATAAAGCTACTTTGCACGGAACTGCCAAACTCACTCACTCGAAGCTAAGAGAATCAGTCTGGATCATAGGAGGTAATAGAGCTACAAAAAATCGCCTCCGTCGTTGCATAACATGCCTCAAGCAGAAACCCCCAAAGCAATCACAACTCATGGGAGACTTACCTGAGTCGAGATCA tcatcatcaaccaaAGAAGTACAGAAAGAAGACACGTTGCCCTCGTCGGTCGCGCCCCCagcaaaacaaacaaaacaaaggaAAACAAGATCAAAACTCATCAATTACATCACTATGGCGCTTATGTTGTTTATGTTAATTATATCACCGGCACAATGCAATCATAGCGTGTCACATTTCAAAGAGGGACAAGgcatttattttgataaaataacgaACATGAAGCTGGCCCGAGACGAGTGGAAACTTGTAGTTTATTATGATATTAATCCGTACTGGGAAGGATCAGAACTATTTTCCAAATACATCAGACACTTGGAAAATATGTGTCACGCCCTCGAAAATAAACAACAGTGCAACATCGTCCTAACTCAACTGCGCCACGCCTTTTCGGAACTAAAATACTACGACAGCATGCTACTCGGTCAACGCGTCGAGTCCCCACGACAGAGAAGGGCCTTCTTCAACGGCGTCGGTAACGTCGCTCACAGCCTGTTCGGCGTGCTCGATGAACAGTTTGCCGAACAATATCAGAAGGACATCGACCTGACCAGAGCTAATGAGAAACATTTAGCACAATTATGGAGGAATCAAACTTCGGTTATCGAGGCGGAAGCTAACTTACTGAAAAGAGTTGAAACATCAATGCAAAATCAGCACAAAACGTTCAATCAACACATAAACAACATCGAGAAGAGCCTTAACAAGCAGGCAACTGAAATGCAAGAATCAACCCACATAAATGAAATCACCGTATCATCAATCATCGCTAACAACATACTCGTGAACCTGAAGAGCATACAAGACACTTTATTGGACACCATTGCTAACGTTATTTATGGCAAATTTAACGTGCATCTCTTGACACCACAACAGTTGAAAGATGAGCTGAACATCATAGCCGGGCAGATGCCAAAGGATTTGACTCTACCCTGCGAGAACATCAACACAGATCTACCCAAACTATATCAATTAATGAAAGTGCGAACAAGAATGACCCGTCAGTACCTTATCTTCGAAATCAAGATTCCCTTAGTTTTTCAAGATGTGTATGAACTCTTCAGATTAATATCAATCCCACGTCAAGTTGGAAAAAATATGATCAAAATACGACCCATAGCAAAACAAGTGGCTATAAACATCAAAAAAGAATCGTATATACCTATGTTggatgaaactgtaaataaatgcTCGCACTACGATTCATATACTCTCATTTGTACGCTACAAGGTCCAATTTATCAACTAAAGTCTGACTCACACCTCTGCATCGCCGATCAAATGTCGAACGAGTGTTCAGCTGACTCTGACACTTGTCGAAACATATGGACGGAACTAAGCACTATGAATacatacctatacttttgttgTGACGAATGTACTGCGAGAATCATATGCGGACAGGAGGTCAAGGCTGAGCATTTGAACAAGGCAGGAATCATAACCCTTCGAACAGAGTGCGTGTTGAATGGAGACGCCTTTACTATATTTCCCCAGAAGAAACTCTCGAACGAAATCAAAACACAATCAAACGTTGTTAAGTTCGACGTGCCTTCCATCAACAACGTTATAAACCTAACAGTACCAGTCTTGCAAGGCGAATCAACAGCTCTTGAAAAtaacgacaaatatttcaaggTCATCAGAGATCAAATCGAACATATGAAGAACGAGGGAGCCCTATCAGACAGAATCAACTACCACGACATTCATCATTATACAGTAATCTACGTGGTCATGGGCATTGTCGCAGTGTTAGCAGCGCTGTACGTGCGCCGCTACATTCGTCGACGGCAACTCGTCGCGCGCCTCACCCCTCcgttcgccgccgccgccgccgccgccccccGGGAGAGCGGCCGCAGACCAACCTCGATGTCCATCACATCGCGCAGCTCTATCCCATCAGCGACCGAGCACCACCACAATGGACAACCCCCTGAGAGACAAGATCATCGCGTCGCGGCGACTGCGCTTAACTCTACAAACATTTCCATGTTTAGGGGATTTACTTCAATCAAATAA